Below is a window of Agathobacter rectalis ATCC 33656 DNA.
CCAATTTTTTTAAAAACGCAAAGCTTGCTATTTCATTTGAGGGAAGGCATCTTTCAGATGAAGAGCAGCAGCAGATAATTGCAGCTATTGAGGAAAATACCACAATTGAGATTTTGTGCATTGTGGAGAGTGGTACCGAGCAGGAAGCCATTATGAAGGAGCAGGTTGAGGCATTTAATGAGGCAGTGCAGAAGCAGTGCGAGAATGTTGCGACAGTCAGTGTTCCGGAGCAGTTTTACCGTGGTACGCTTAGGTCAGGCCAGGTGATTACCAGCGAGTCTTCGGTCACAATCATAGGTGATGTCAATCCGGGAGCCAAGATTATAGCTCAGGGCAATATCGTTATTCTTGGTGCATTAAAGGGCAATGTTCACGCCGGATGCACAGGTGACAGGAGCTGTTTTGTATTTGCACTTGATATGCAGCCGATTCAGATTCAGATTGGTGATTTGATTGCGAAGAGTCCGGACGAGCCTCAGCCAAAGCACAGGGTAAGGCGCAAGGAAAAGCCGGCACAGGAGCAGGCACAGATAGCCATCGCAAAGGATGGATATATTTACATCGAACCAATTACTAAAAATATTTTAAATAGCATTTAGGAACGTAGGAGGAATAAAGTTCATGAGCGAAGTAATCGTTATCACATCAGGAAAGGGTGGTGTGGGCAAGACCACAACCACAGCAAATATTGGTACAGGTCTTGCACAGTTAAATAAAAAGGTTGTTATGATTGATACTGACATCGGACTGCGTAACCTGGATGTTGTTATGGGACTTGAGAATCGTATTGTATACAATCTCGTAGACGTCGTTGAGGGCAAATGTCGTATACGTCAGGCCCTTATCAAGGATAAGAAATATCCTGATCTGTGTCTGCTTCCATCAGCTCAGACAAGGGACAAGGATGCTGTTACACCGGAGCAGATGGTTGAGCTTATCAATGAGCTTCGTGAGGAGTTTGACTATATTCTGCTTGATTGCCCGGCAGGTATCGAGCAGGGCTTCAAGAATGCCGTTGCAGGAGCTGACCGTGCACTTGTTGTCACTACACCTGAGGTATCAGCAATCCGTGACGCTGACCGTATTGTTGGCCTTCTCGAGGCAAATGAGATGAAGCGCATTGATCTGATTGTCAACCGTCTGCGTGTCGATATGGTTAAGCGCGGTGATATGATGAATGTGGATGATGTAACAGAGATCCTTGCAGTCAACTTAATCGGTGCAGTACCGGATGATGAGCAGATTGTTATTTCTACAAACCGTGGTGAGCCGTTAGTTGGCTCAGACAGCCTTGCAGGAAAGGCATATATGAATATCTGCCGCCGTATCATGGGCGAGGAGGTTCCTTTCCTTGATTTAAACCAGAAGCATGGTGTCTTTGAAAAGCTAAAGGATATGTTTAAGAAAAATTAAAGGGGGATACGTACCATGGGTATAATGGATTTATTTAAAAAGAAATCTTCTGGTAATGTTGCAAAGGATCGCCTGAAGCTGGTGCTGGTTTCTGACCGTGCAAACTGCTCATCGGAGATGATGGAGATGATGAAAAGGGATATCATTGAGGTTATTTCCCGCTATATGGATATTGATGCGGAAGCTCTTGATGTGAAAATCACAGAGACAGAGTCTGATTCTAACAACGGAATGGTTCCGGCACTTGTTGCCAATATTCCTATCCGTGACATGAAGCATCGTCCGGATCCAAGATAGAGTAAATAAAATAATAGGATATGATAAGATATGAGGGTCAAAAGGTGTTTTGGCCCTTTAATTATTATATTGAATAAAAAGACTTGATTTGATATTAGAGTGTGATATACTTTAATACGTTACAAATAAATAAATTTTAGCAGAGTAGACACATGTGCGTTAAGTGCCGGATGAACAGGGAGTTGTCACCCGGACGAAAAGAAAATCTTGCGGTACATGAGTCGCATCCCGCTGCATCCGAAGATATTAATTA
It encodes the following:
- the minC gene encoding septum site-determining protein MinC — encoded protein: MSQSVTIKSNKYGINLILDADMPFADLIKAVVEKFKASANFFKNAKLAISFEGRHLSDEEQQQIIAAIEENTTIEILCIVESGTEQEAIMKEQVEAFNEAVQKQCENVATVSVPEQFYRGTLRSGQVITSESSVTIIGDVNPGAKIIAQGNIVILGALKGNVHAGCTGDRSCFVFALDMQPIQIQIGDLIAKSPDEPQPKHRVRRKEKPAQEQAQIAIAKDGYIYIEPITKNILNSI
- the minD gene encoding septum site-determining protein MinD, whose translation is MSEVIVITSGKGGVGKTTTTANIGTGLAQLNKKVVMIDTDIGLRNLDVVMGLENRIVYNLVDVVEGKCRIRQALIKDKKYPDLCLLPSAQTRDKDAVTPEQMVELINELREEFDYILLDCPAGIEQGFKNAVAGADRALVVTTPEVSAIRDADRIVGLLEANEMKRIDLIVNRLRVDMVKRGDMMNVDDVTEILAVNLIGAVPDDEQIVISTNRGEPLVGSDSLAGKAYMNICRRIMGEEVPFLDLNQKHGVFEKLKDMFKKN
- the minE gene encoding cell division topological specificity factor MinE — protein: MGIMDLFKKKSSGNVAKDRLKLVLVSDRANCSSEMMEMMKRDIIEVISRYMDIDAEALDVKITETESDSNNGMVPALVANIPIRDMKHRPDPR